CGCGAGGTCGGCCATCAGCGGTGCCCAGCACCGACCGTTGTCGTAGAAGCCGTGTGCCATCACCAGCGGCGGTCCCTCGCCGGTCCGGTAGTACTGGAGGTCGACGCCGTTGGTGTGGACCGTCCCGGTCGTCCACTCGTCGGGGACGTTCATACCGTCGCGTGGCCGTATCGCCTGAAAAAGCCACCTGCTTCCCGCCTCCCTGGGGCCAGTCGTCGGACTCGAAGGGGAGCGCGTCAGCGCCTCCTCGATGGGTCGTGGTCGTCCGAGAGGAAGGTGCTGTCCTCTCGCGGGTCGTAGTACACCTCCAGTGCGCGGAGGGTGCCTGCGTACGCCGCGCCCAGCACGACGACGAACCCGACGAGGAAGCCGAGAGACGGACCGAGAACCGATTCGAGGACCGTACGACTCGGCGGGAGTTGTCCCTGATAAGCAGTTCGACTCCTCAGGCGGCGTCGTCCCGGAGGTCGCCGAACAGTGCGTCTGCGGTGTCGGGCGTGTCGAAGTCGTGGTAGTGGTCGCCCTTCTCCTTCGTCAGGACGTTGAGCGCGGCGGCCGCCCCGTCGCCCGCGGAGATGACCGCCTGCCACTCCTCGGCGCGGACCATCCCGCCGGTCGCGTAGCAGTCCTCGACGCTCGTCTCCATCGTCACGTCGACGTCGACGACGCCGTCGTCGGTCGTCTCGCAACCGAGTTCCTCCGCGAGGTCGCGGTTCGCGCCCGTCGCGAGGACGACGTACTCCGCGTCGTACTCGCCGTCGGCGGTGGTGACGGTGAAGCCGTCGTCGCTCTCCTCCACGCCGGTCACCTCCTCGTCCTGGTGACGTTCGGCCCCGAAGTCGTCGACCTGCTGGCGGGCGGTCGCCATGAACTCGCTCCCGCCGACGGAGCCGACGCCGAGGTAGTTGAACAGGTGGGCCTTGTGCATCCACGTCTTGTCCGTGTCGAAGACGCGCGTCTCCAGTCCGTTCTTCGCGGTGAACAGCGCGGCGCTCAGA
This region of Halomarina salina genomic DNA includes:
- a CDS encoding NAD(P)/FAD-dependent oxidoreductase — its product is MVSVIVVGGGPAGLSAALFTAKNGLETRVFDTDKTWMHKAHLFNYLGVGSVGGSEFMATARQQVDDFGAERHQDEEVTGVEESDDGFTVTTADGEYDAEYVVLATGANRDLAEELGCETTDDGVVDVDVTMETSVEDCYATGGMVRAEEWQAVISAGDGAAAALNVLTKEKGDHYHDFDTPDTADALFGDLRDDAA